A window from Triticum aestivum cultivar Chinese Spring chromosome 6D, IWGSC CS RefSeq v2.1, whole genome shotgun sequence encodes these proteins:
- the LOC123140887 gene encoding MOB kinase activator-like 1A — MQSLFGRSSRNQRTFRPKKSAPARDKGMKLKRHIDATLGSGNLREVVRLPVGEDLNEWLAVNTVDFFNQVSLLYGTLMEFCTPATCPTMSAGPKYEYRWADGVKIKRPIEVSAPKYVEYLMDWIEAQLDEESIFPQKLGAPFPPNFRDVAKTIFKRLFRVYAHIYHSHFQMILKLQEEAHLNTCFKHFVLFTSEFQLIDRAELAPLSELIEPIWRGH; from the exons ATGCAGAGCCTCTTTGGTCGCAGCAGCAG GAACCAGAGGACATTCAGGCCCAAGAAGAGTGCTCCGGCGAGGGACAAG GGCATGAAGCTGAAGAGGCACATCGACGCGACCCTCGGCAGCGGTAACCTGCGAGAGGTGGTCCGCCTGCCTGTCGGAGAGGATCTCAACGAGTGGCTCGCTGTCAACA CTGTCGACTTCTTCAACCAAGTGAGCCTCCTGTATGGCACCCTCATGGAGTTCTGCACGCCAGCTACCTGCCCCACCATGTCAGCCGGTCCAAA GTATGAGTACAGGTGGGCTGATGGAGTCAAGATCAAGAGGCCTATTGAAGTATCTGCACCGAAGTATGTCGAGTACCTGATGGACTGGATCGAAGCCCAGCTCGACGAAGAATCCATCTTCCCTCAAAAGCTTG GGGCTCCCTTCCCTCCAAACTTCCGGGACGTCGCCAAGACCATCTTCAAGCGTCTGTTCAGGGTGTATGCTCACATATACCACTCGCATTTCCAGATGATTCTTAAGCTCCAGGAAGAAGCACATCTCAACACCTGCTTCAAGCACTTCGTGCTCTTCACATCG GAGTTTCAGTTAATCGATAGGGCGGAGCTGGCTCCTCTGAGCGAACTGATCGAGCCCATATGGCGTGGACACTAG